Genomic DNA from Trichoderma asperellum chromosome 5, complete sequence:
AGCCGCGAAAAGGGCGGGGCACGGCGCTGTTCCGCTGCGGAAATCCAACTGCCGCCACCAGCCATCGCAAGTGCTTGTTCGcgtggaatttttttttctgataaGAGGATAAGACGGTTGGCTGGTTTGCTCAGTGCCGACAAGCTTCGCTTCCGCCAAACCGCCTTGCTGTACTTCCCGCGGCTTCCAGATTCCAATTGAACGAATACAAATTGATAATGACGAAACCGTCGACTTTTCTAGTGCCCGGCGAGAAGACGTCTGCTGGGACGCTCGCCATTATCAGCTTATCGCGCGACAACTTTCTGCCACTGACTTTGGAGAAGTCCACTGGCGCGGTCGATGGATATCTTGAGGGCGCAACATTAAATACACGCTTCGGCTCTTATCCTCACTCAACATTGCTCGATGTGCCATGGGGCTCCCAGGTCCGGGCGTCAAATGTCGATACGGGCTCCCGAGGCAAGAAGCGGAGAAGAGATGCCACGGACGAAGACACACCGATAGCCAGccaggacgacgacgaagattcCACTGCTGCCAATGCGCCAGTCAAGAAGGCGGTTACAGCGCCAAGCGGCTTCATCTACGTCTTGCGGCCTACCCCGGAGCTCTGGACGACCAGCTTACCGCATAGAACACAAGTTGTATATACACCCGATTATAGCTATATCCTACACAGGATACGAGCTCGACCTGGAACCAGAATTATCGAGGCAGGAGCTGGAAGTGGAAGTTTCACTCACGCATCTGTGAGAGCGGTTTACAATGGATATCCACGAGATGCGGCCGATACGAAGGGAAAGGTCTTTAGTTTCGAGTTTAACGAATCGCGATATCACAAGATGCAAGCAGAAATCGGAGAACATGGACTCGACGGCCTTGTTCAGCTCACGCATCGCGATGTATACAATGACGGCTTTCTTGTCGATGGCAAGTCACCAAAGGCAACTGCCGTATTCCTAGATGTACCTGCGCCCTGGGAGGCTGTACATCATCTTTCAAGgagaaaaatgaagaaggggggtgaagaagctgaggagGACAGCAACTGGGTATCGCCACTGGATCCCAAGCAGAGTGTGCACATTTGCACCTTTTCACCATGCATTGAGCAGGTTGATCGAACAGTGACAGAGCTGAGAACATTGGGCTGGGTCGATGTGGATA
This window encodes:
- a CDS encoding uncharacterized protein (BUSCO:EOG092D25EQ), with translation MTKPSTFLVPGEKTSAGTLAIISLSRDNFLPLTLEKSTGAVDGYLEGATLNTRFGSYPHSTLLDVPWGSQVRASNVDTGSRGKKRRRDATDEDTPIASQDDDEDSTAANAPVKKAVTAPSGFIYVLRPTPELWTTSLPHRTQVVYTPDYSYILHRIRARPGTRIIEAGAGSGSFTHASVRAVYNGYPRDAADTKGKVFSFEFNESRYHKMQAEIGEHGLDGLVQLTHRDVYNDGFLVDGKSPKATAVFLDVPAPWEAVHHLSRRKMKKGGEEAEEDSNWVSPLDPKQSVHICTFSPCIEQVDRTVTELRTLGWVDVDMVEISNQKINISRERVGVNFPSEKGYNSSPADVAEAVTKLKSLAERNKDTQRVQGLQSGTEGLDSEMDVDSTPSRDNRPSNGLNGTADDAERPFMQGRLVHRPESDLKTHTSYLVFAVLPCEWSEEDEAAAMAKWPCGNEKKTIGNLDKQARKEEKRKMLEGKAKSKKQKKGNDTQPSQVVVSAMATPTDTA